A segment of the Trifolium pratense cultivar HEN17-A07 linkage group LG7, ARS_RC_1.1, whole genome shotgun sequence genome:
tgtttttgtttcatattaatattttttgaacgCCAGGTTTTGTAACAGTTACGAGTTACTGTTATATCAAGTAGAATTGTGGAAGAAAGAACTTAAAAGACTAAAAATAGGGTtaatgtttttggtccctataaaaTGGGGatcatctaattttttttgttgtttacaatgagttggagATTGAACTCAGGATctatagcgtactacccaaattcctcaccactaaaccaaacctaGTGGTTTGGGATCATCTAAATTTAGTTCttagttaatttttattaaatttttagtccctataaaaattTTCTTGCATATAATTTTAATCCCTACTAAAACTAAGTTTGTTTAGTTATCAATAAACTCttcaatttttgaatgatttttaatAGGCgtgtttaaaatatcatataaagttaatttacaaaatttagaattttttgacacgatataaattaattattattttttaaaccgCAAAAACTCAAGATAAAAGTAATGAAAATTatcacctaaaaaaaaaaaaaaactttgagcTCGTTTTTTTTGGACGAATTTTTTATGATGTTCTAAACATattgtaaaaaatttattcaaaaatgcAAGTTATCTTAAAAGTAGGGACCAAAATTGAGTATAGGATAATTTTCTAGgagataaaaatttaataaaaattaagtaagaaTTAAACTTAGCTGGTCACCATTTTATTGGTTATCCTTTTAAAATGTTATAATAGCATTTTCTTTTTgcaataaaagaaatattatagtattataaaaaataaaatttgctcACTTGTGGAGGCTTGAGCCCCCAATATACAACACATAGATCTGCCCACAAGTCATCTAAGGTTGATGAGAAGCTGATCAAAGAACATAAGGGCGATGGGCAATCGAGCAAAAAAATTACAGTTATTGAACCCGTTGTTGATTTCGTGTACAATTTACGATCAATAAAAAGTTTAGTTTACGACAAAAGATGCAAGCATGAAATAATAGAAAAGCTTTGGTTGTGATGAAATAAAACGTGTATAATAACaagccactttttttttttatagagactaaaaacaaaatttagtaattttaatttgtacgaaccaaaaaaattttaacccaaaaaaataaaatgtaagtatttttttattgatatagaaaatatttaaataaaaacttGGGGAGGTGGCAGTCAACAGTGGTGCATTGTGCCATTGGTGGAGTCCGGCATTGGAGCTCCGACTACTCGCAGCGGCGTGCGACAGGATCTTGGTCATCTCACAATGGAGCTCCGGTGGTCCATAATAGGTCTTCGAGGTTGACCACCATTACTTCCTCTAAGTCGTCACTCCAACACATTGAAATGACGACTTGGGGAGTTTCTGTTCTGGATTGACCCTAAGCCCAACCAGCACACTGGTCCAAGACTACATGCTTTTGTCAAACGGTCACAAAAGtcttcatttttataatttccgACATTAAAATGATTAACTTTTAAAGCCAATAATGGCATCTAGGCCATTATTTCGACAACCATCAATGTCAAGGCAGTCACATTGATGACCTTAAATCTGCGCCGATCGATCACTTCACGCAAATATTTAATTGAGTGTCGCAGGGTGTCTAGCAGGTACACTCGTCCTTCACAACCAACgtcgatccccagctcattataaaaaaaaaaaattgaaaatcaattgTCTCGTGAGTTTAACTCTATTAGcagagacattgcattatatatatatgcagaTGTTAGTGTTCCCACTTATctgaaatttttagtcattaaaCTACATGaccaaaatagaaaattaattgTGAATGTGAGTTTCGATGACTTATCATTttgtctattaaaaaaaatcgagtctttccttaaaaaaaaaaaagtttggttTTCCATTTCCAAGTTTTATTTAGGCGCTAGTTTATTTGGACTCTCGAGTCTCTTCCCACCAAAAACCATTTGTAAAGAAGAGTCACCTTAAACCCTCGTTTACCCCATTTCAATTGGAAACCCTCTTTGCGATGACGAACCTTTCCTCTCTAATCAATCGCAATTCACAACCCTCTTCTTTGCATGATTCTGCACCGCGATGACAGTTCCATCTCAAAGGTTTCTACTACAGCTTTCACCTCTAACCTTGTTGTGTGAGtttcttattttgtttattGCCTTAATTTTTCTAATTCAATTATGAGTATTTGATGAAGGGTGCAAGGGTTGGTAAAATCAATGTATTTGCTTTACTTTGTTTACTCTTACTATTAAGTTTGTGATTGATTTTTAGTTTTCTCAgctctttaattttatcattgaaTGTAGTAGTTACATTGAATGTATAGTTACTTCtaagattaggcgtgtcccggtgtgacacatatgattacattgaattataattttttaaaaattattattggtgtcgaTATGTCAGTCTCCGTGTTTCATAGCCTAGGAGGAGGTTTGATAAAGATATCTTCTTGTTCAATCAAAGCAGACATAATTTAGATAAATTCTGCAAATAGATAACATgaataactaattttttatttatttttagaggaGCCTATGTAAGACGACATATGACACGACATTGACATGTCAACATAGGTAATAATCtgagaaaatgaattaattgaatgtAGTAGTTGCATGTGTCGTGTTGTGTTGGACACTGACACATATCGGACAAACATTCGATTAGAGGTGTTGGTGTTACAAACATAGGAGATATTCAAtctttaattagttaattactTGCTACTGTTATCTTTGTACATTTGAGATTAATTTTAGTGTATGCTATTTTTAAGTAGGATTTCTCAATGTCATAGCAATTTTCTAAATTTAGGTTTAATCAACTTATTCAATAATAATAGTAAGAAGAGTAAACACTAGCTAACAATTGTTTCTTCGTTAAAATTTGTAATTAATTCCCTATTATGCGTTCCTTTTGATCATATCTATTTCTTATTGTATGATGAGTACTTTAAACCTGTAACAATTCATGTCtttgacaaaaatacaaaacGCTCGTTTGTTATAGCTTAGTGTCCCTATTCTCAACCTTCACATTTGtagaattttttataaaaccCTCTCATCCCTGTCTCCtgcatttttttcctttctccaAGGATTTAATATTTTGTTCCCCGTGTTTGTGTTGCTGCAAACGGAAACGCAACACAAACACAGGATGAACCACATTAGTTATTCACATTCATCATTTAAGATGTTTGAAAATACGGTGGTATATTGACCAACGTGCGGATGTTGGCGTCAATTTAGAAAATTCAATTTGTAATTTCAACAAATTGCGACGAGATTTGCATAGGGATATAAGATTATTCATCTGGTATCACAAATCCAAACACATGATTAATTAATTGGTTTGAtattatcaatcaattaatGGATACGTCAACAAGAGGCAACGGAACCATCTCAGTTATTTATGATACCCATGGGAGGTGGGAAATTTGTGTCAAAAATGATAGAAATGTTGGTTCTTATGGCATTTTCTTAGGAGACAATCCATTCGATTTTGCGCTTCCTGCAACATTGTTCCAACTCATCATCATTATCTTAATCTCTCAAACGCTTTACTTTCTTCTCAGGCCATTACGAACACCAAAATTCATCTGCAGCGTTCTGGTAAGTTCCAACAAAATTAATCCTCCTCCATCCATTTCATCAATGCAGCACAATCGttacatttttcttttccattatCTCATTTCTATTTTGTACCTTAGACTCATTTATTATAGCGCAATATAATAATGTTTTAACTAATAGATAGTTATTataccaattgttagttggtccagtggtgattgacgctggacTTGGTAGAGAGGGCACAGTTTGATCGGGAGGGGGCTAGAATCACGGGATGCCAGaattgacccccgaaccagattaggcggtccaatgggccggatactggtggtgaaaacaaaaaataaaataaaaaaattgatagttattattattcttGAAGAGAAGTCATTGATAAGAGAACCATATTACATTATGTGAGAATGAATTACGTACATCAGGAATacataagatttatataacaaATGAGCAGAGCGAGTAAACTAACTTTTATATCTCATAATAGTTGTTAAATTTATGTTTTAGTGAAAAATATGTGCAGGGTGGAATTATTTTAGGGCCATCATGTCTAGGGAGGTATGAGGTTTACTGGAAGTCACTATTTCCTCCAAGACAAGCAGATGTTTTATTCGTAATGTCAATAGTCGGAGCTATAtactttttattctttattgCATTGAAAATGGACGTAATAATGACTATAAGAGCAGCAAAAAGTACTTGGAGACTTGGTATAATACCCTTCATGGCTTCTTTTATGGTTATGTCAACACTCCTAAATTTTTTCTATTCACCACAAAATTTCTCTCATCTCCAAACAGATACTTCACGTTCATCATTAAGTGCTACAATAGCATTCAGTAATTTCCCTGTTGTGTCTGATGCTTTAGCAGAACTTAACCTCCTAGCCACTGAACTAGGACAGATTGCTCTGTCTTCAGCTACGTTGAACGATTgtatacaattttttatcataatatCACACCATCTCTTGGACACAGAAAAAGTAGAATACACAATCTATGGTTTTAGTTGTTGGATATTGTTCgtgcttttttctttttttattttgcgaCCAACGATGAGGTTTATTGCACGCAGCACACCGACCGGGAAGCCAGTGAAACAAATTTATGTTGTGTTTATTCTACTTGGCGTGTTGATTATGGCAGGTATTACTGACCTTATTGGGGTAACGTTTCTTATCGGACCGTTGATTTATGGTTTGGTTATACCGAGTGGACCGCCTTTGGGGACAACATTGGTTGATAAATGTGAAGTTATTATCTCTGAAATTTTGTTACCTTTCTTCTTTGTTTGTGTTGGCATGAGCACAAATTTGAGTGCACTTAACAATTGGCGAGAGTTTGCAACTTTGCAATTTATCTTAATTGCGGGCGACGTAGCAAAGGTGGTTGCTTGTGTGTTGGTTTCTATGACATATAACATTAAGGCCACACATGGCATAGTGCTTGGCCTCATGTTGAACATCAAGGGCATCACTCACCTTATAGCTTTCAGTAAATTGAAGAAAGTCAAGGtacataataatttaattttatattttatttctttaattttgacTGTAGAtcctatttttatttcaataaaatttcacGGACACTCACTTTTTTATACATTAGCAACATGTAGTTAAACACATGCAAACATGTGGTTAGTTAAGTTGAGCAGATGGTTAGTTCAATTCACATTGAAAATTATACTTAATTCATGTAGTTCAATTAACTACAATTTTGATCGTGAATTGAATTGATCATCTTCTCAACTGAATTAACCACATTTGAAAATGATTAACCAGGTGTACGAAAAGTGGATATCCATATATCATTCTTGaattttaatatagttatagTTTGATAcaacaaacaaattaacaaattcaattttatgtTTGCAGCTGTTGGATGATGATACATACAGTCACTTGGTGATTTGTGTGGCCGTTACAACCTCAGTCATCACACCTTTCGTCAAAATATTATACAAGCATCGTCCTCGAGTACTAAATTCATCAACTGAATATTATGATCAAATGAAAACAATCCAAAACAGTCCACGAAATTCAGAGTTTCGCATTATTACTTGTTTACACAGTGAAGGAAACGTGCGTGGTATCACGACCCTATTAGAAGCTTGCAACCCAGCTCCGGAGAGTCCCTTATGTGTCTTTGTGATACACCTAATCGAGCTTTTAGGAAAAAGTGCACCAATTTTGCTTCCCATAAATTACAAGCAAAACAGAAAATTCTTGTCCGTTAATTACCCTGACACAAACTACATCGTGCGAGCATTTGAGAATTACGCTAAGAACTCTTATGGTCCGGTTATTGTTTTACCCTATGTCAATGTAGCACCTTATAAGAGCATGCTTGATGCTGTGTGCAACTTATCACAAGACAAAATGGTTCCTCTTATTGTTATTCCTTTTCATGAAAATGACAATATTGAACTCGGTGGACACGTGTCAAGCTCAATTCGAAAATTGAATACTAGGTTTCAAGCACGCGTGCCTTGCACGTTGGGGATATTGGTTGATCGTTACTCGCAACTTGGTTCGAGTCAGGATCACATGAAGAATTATTTTCATGTGGGGATATTTTTTGTTGGTGGGGCTGATGACAGAGAAGCATTGGCTCTAGGGATACGAATGTCGCAGCGAGTAAATATGAAGGTGTCTTTGTTTCGGTTCATTGTGATGAATAGAAAAGAATATGAAAGTAAAACTCAACCAAGTGGAGAAGATTCATTTGGAGTGGAAGAACAAGAGGAAATGTTGGATGAAGGTTTAATTGATGAGTTTAAGAGTATGAAATTTGGGAGTGGGAGTGTTTCTTGGTATGAGATTGTGGTGGAGGATGGAGTAGAAATAATAGATGCAATTCGTGGTTTAGAAGGAAACTATGACCTTGTGATGGTGGGAAAGAGGCATAATGTTGGATCTTTGAAAGATGAAGAAATGGGAAATTTCATAGAAAATGTCCAAATTTTAGGAATATTTGGAGATATGTTGTCTTCAACAGAATTTTGTATTGGAACGGTTCCTGTTTTGGTAACACAATGTGGTCGGGACAAAAGGGTATTTAACAAGCTTGATAGAGTAGGTTCAGTTAATGTCTCTCAGAAAAGTTTAatgtcaaataaataaatgttttttttttttttcttttcctcaaCATTTTGGATTTGTACATAGGGTCCCCTTAGCATGGTCCTGTAATTCTTTTGGATTACCATGGTCCCGTAATCTTGTAAACATTTGCTTttggaaattattttttttatgtaattaatttaatcattGAATCTACTTTTTATTGGTCAATGTAAtctaaaaaattactaaaaaaacaataaaaatgtatCAGTTTTCATAAGTAGAAAAAATAGAAACCATTTACTAAAGTACTATTAAGGGCCCAACAAACGGCTAAGCGGATATACTGATTGGTTCTAGGTATATCCGAAAGCAAGTTATAGAGCGATATAAGTTCTTCTCTTTCCATTGATGTTATAAAAGTCAATTTGTAATTTCAATATACTCTCtccatataaataaaaataagttaaagaaattagatattgttattttttggttttgaaaaTCGATTTAAAAATAAGCAACGAAGAAATTACGTTTCACGGCACTATCCAAATTGTGCAAGGTAGACCAGCAACTGTGAAgtcccaggataaaacagccaatTCACTGAAATATCGTTCTCTACTACACTGTAGAAAACGGGCAGAAAAACACCTTCGATGGTCGTACAACAACCAGTCTAATATTGATAATCGAATTATCAATTCGAAGTGGCAACAACCACTTTCtttgaaacaacaaaaaataaattattttgttttgagtAAGAATGAATTTGCGAGAGAGAAGAAGGAGGAATTGATTTTTCCAGCGTATTTCAAACTATGAGAATAGAAGAGTATTTATAGATGAGGAGAGGAAACTGAATAGGAGAAAATCGAGGGAGCCTGAAGAGCCAGCAAAGAAAAAACGTGGCCCTAATTTTTAGCCACTCAGTTACTGATTGGAACAGCACACATAGagcaaaaaataattattaattatgtgCGATATTTAGCATGGTGTGCTCGGTTTACAAAACTGGGTACCCCTTGAGGCGTACCCCAAGTAGTGGccttctagtatataaacactactaatGTGTGTGTTCCAACCAATGTGGGACTAATCGAAcctttttttcaattcacacatgGTTCTTCATTTATGTTCATATTTCTACCAAGTTTTCTCTACAAGTTACACACTTGTTCCAACAaccccccacttgaatttaaaaaagttgtttcagaagtaacgATTAACGTTTCtataagattgtgcataagTAAAGGTGACGCATGCTTGAACCTTTGCATAACGAGTAAGAGCCCGATTTAACAAGAGTGATGCTTGcttgaactctatctcagattttccTCAAACCCGCACACAACCTTTTCCTAAGGTGTTTTCTAAAGCCCGTGTTTTAATGGCCTTACACGACTATCCCGGTTTCGTGAACGCTCTAGGAGTTCGCCCCAAAACTCCATAGGAACCGGCcccagttccacattcatatatgTGAGTCTATCTCAAGTACCTCTGAAGCTAGGTACTGCTCTGATACAgagtatagatctcattaagagtttcTAATAACTCATCCTTTTCGCTTCAGGATACATGCCTCTTGCATGTTCTTTCCCTATTACTCACGACTTATTGTTTACCCATTgaaacctaattcttgggatctccagtcttttaggttgggttaccatcataagtaattcaCAGTAGGCATTAATATATCaccaagattaatggtttattaaataccgtaaatcttgatgagtctcaataacatatcaaatgattttcaatttttctaaatttttctatggatgatcatatgatataaactttcaatccaacggtggattttataaatttgtattcgttataatgttctTGATAAGtgattctatatatatatatatatatatagggttagGATCAAATGACATTAAATCTTATCCGGCACTAACTAAAATGGAATACATCATGATCAAGCAAACCAGGTTAAACAACCCTAATCAATTTTAACAAGACAAACACTCATCACAAGCGCAACCCAGCGAGCCGGCGAACGAGCAGGAAACCAAGTTACAAAAAAAGATGAAGAGTGAAAGCATCAGCAAAGATCAATAAGGGTTTAAAACTTAGCGAATGGAGAAACCGCCAACAATACAACCAAAAAGCCACCAACCACCACCGCAAGGGGGGGCATGGTGGCTGAAACAATACGATgcagaaaaagagaaagaatggAGGCCCAAAACCTAGATCCACAACAAACAGCCAGAGAAACTTTAGAAGCCACCACCATCCACTGTGACCAAAACTAACGACGAAGAAACACCGAAGGCGGGGGAGGGAAACTCATTGGAATAGTGACAGCGCCGAAGGAGATGAGTTTCGACCAACCCCAATGGGGTGAGACGGTGGTGTGGCTTTGACGGGCTAAGCACCAACGAGTTTGAAGTCTACATCATGAAAAGAAAAGTTTGGATTCGGCGGAGGAGGACGACGGATGTTGGTGTTTTGTCATTGCAATTGAAGTATATATGTGCTTATGTTTACTGTAGACTAAATCAATTACTGAAGACTTAGAGATTGCATGATCGATCTATTGCTCCATTAGTTGTTATTGTTAAATAATAGGTATTAGATTTATAAGTGTTATTGGGCTTATAAGTTTGTGCCTTTTAGTATTCTAGTTCTTTTAGTATTCTAGTCTTTAAGTTACTATATATTCTTAGGATCACCCTTTGTATTCAAGCTTTAATTATCATTATAATGGAAAACTCTTAGTATGTTTTTCTGTCTTTATGAATAATCTTTGttcttaacatggtatcagagcatgaTTGATTTTCTTGGTACGTTGTTTTGCTTCTGCTGAAAGAGAGAAATTAGAGTTGGTGTTGTTGGGATTTGTAGGTACATGGCTTCTATGAGTTACGCTCCTAGAGgtaatgttgtttttatttgattgcACATGCTACATAGTTCATATGTAAGGATAGTTTCCTTTATCCATTgtactagtagaaaaatgacatatTACATAAGCATTTTACATCCGTGTAACATATGTCAGATGTGAAAAGCTATATGGAGTGGTGTTTACATCTGGTTTCAATATCCACAGAAGTGACAAATATATAGACAAAACTTTTTACATCTAGTTTCAATGTCCCCAGAAGCACAActgaacgcggtggcaatcctgTAATTAAGgcgaaaattatctaaaataaatatatatctgggCATATatatccacagatgtaaaaggtcaggttgaataaaaaaaaatttggaaccaATAAGTGAATTAAGTTTATagactaaaataaaacaaaaacgcAATCTTATCTCTCTCACACCCAAACACTCACGCGATGAACAAACGACGACCCTCAGCGCTGTTCTCTACCGCCGAATTCGATTGAATTGAACCCTCAgcaacctcaaatcaactcaccACCACCGCCTTCTCTCAGTTATCCTCTCTCTCACTCGTTATCTCGAACTCGTCAAATCGAAGCTTCTCTCTTGAACCCTAAGGTGGGTAGAAGAAGACAATTATAGGAAATATACTAAACAGAGAAGACAATGTGTCACAAGGTGATCAATCATcctatttttaatagttaaCATCAATGATCATAATACTAAAGTGTGGCTTTGGATTTAGATTGGTATTTGGATATACCTCTGGATAGATGACAACAATGTTATGTAGTTTTTTAGAAAGATATTTATTGCAGGTTAGCATTATAATCAAAGATTGTTTTATGTTTCATACACTTGAGAGCTTAGGTTTGAGTTTTGCTACCTTAAAATAATACATTTCTATAtgcatgtgattttttttaaaaaagattttcttttcctttttcaggTGTGTCATTTGTGGCTGCACTAGGCTTCTTACTCTATGGAGGAAGGTGAGTCTTCTGCATCTTGTCTACTTGCAATGGTTTATGAAATATTTCTGTAGCCTCTGTTTCATTTACTCTGTTAAATCATGGTTTACATGGACATTCTTTGTTACTTCTGCCTTGAACATCAAATATTTCTAGATTATTTTACATGCTGAAGCATTTGCCAATTGAATCTAAATAGCGAAGGATGAAACTTCATGAGGTATGAACACTTTCTTCTCAGTGATGTGTTTCTCTGGTGCCTTTGTCTATTGTCACACTCAAAGGATAAACCACACTCAAAATATGATCCACTGCTGAATTTTCAAGCAAATGATGGGAAGGAATGAGTCATGCATTTGCATTTACGTGCAATTAGATGTGCTATAAACGTAATAAGCTTTATCTAGCTCGCTCATTTTCTGATTAGCAACTATATATTAAACTTTGTAGTTTACGTCTATAATCCATTTTGGATTAGAGAAAGAATGTGCCTTGGGAAGAACATGGCTGAAGCAATGATGTTGGTGTTTCTCCATCGTCTCACATTGAGTAGGGTACTGTGCTCCCCCTCCCAAAAAAAAAGACTGCAGCTATTTAGGAGCGAGGCTGGGTTTCTCTGTTATTTGACGTTGTACGTTGTTTAGCTTAAGTTTTGGTAAGTTGCTATATAGGAGCTCTTA
Coding sequences within it:
- the LOC123894823 gene encoding cation/H(+) antiporter 15-like is translated as MDTSTRGNGTISVIYDTHGRWEICVKNDRNVGSYGIFLGDNPFDFALPATLFQLIIIILISQTLYFLLRPLRTPKFICSVLGGIILGPSCLGRYEVYWKSLFPPRQADVLFVMSIVGAIYFLFFIALKMDVIMTIRAAKSTWRLGIIPFMASFMVMSTLLNFFYSPQNFSHLQTDTSRSSLSATIAFSNFPVVSDALAELNLLATELGQIALSSATLNDCIQFFIIISHHLLDTEKVEYTIYGFSCWILFVLFSFFILRPTMRFIARSTPTGKPVKQIYVVFILLGVLIMAGITDLIGVTFLIGPLIYGLVIPSGPPLGTTLVDKCEVIISEILLPFFFVCVGMSTNLSALNNWREFATLQFILIAGDVAKVVACVLVSMTYNIKATHGIVLGLMLNIKGITHLIAFSKLKKVKLLDDDTYSHLVICVAVTTSVITPFVKILYKHRPRVLNSSTEYYDQMKTIQNSPRNSEFRIITCLHSEGNVRGITTLLEACNPAPESPLCVFVIHLIELLGKSAPILLPINYKQNRKFLSVNYPDTNYIVRAFENYAKNSYGPVIVLPYVNVAPYKSMLDAVCNLSQDKMVPLIVIPFHENDNIELGGHVSSSIRKLNTRFQARVPCTLGILVDRYSQLGSSQDHMKNYFHVGIFFVGGADDREALALGIRMSQRVNMKVSLFRFIVMNRKEYESKTQPSGEDSFGVEEQEEMLDEGLIDEFKSMKFGSGSVSWYEIVVEDGVEIIDAIRGLEGNYDLVMVGKRHNVGSLKDEEMGNFIENVQILGIFGDMLSSTEFCIGTVPVLVTQCGRDKRVFNKLDRVGSVNVSQKSLMSNK